TTATTACTTGTGGTTTTGTGCTTTATGTCATGGGAGTGTGAGACAAATTTTGGATGTCTTTGTTTTAAGTTTGAACACAAGGTCATAAAAGAAAAGGTTCCTCCAAGACctattctgaaacagaaatgttctaggtaagatttttaacaatcaatcagtttttatattttctcttagtaTATAACTCTGTTAAATGCAGATTTCTAAattgtgctattttttaaaattggctgtgtacacatatataaataagtattttaaaaattattttatggatatttaaaacagaactagctttagaatgattaaatactgaaaatttgaaaaaagtcaCTATTTAGTGGTTGAACTTGtaagtaaaattataacatttcatGTTATGAAATTACTTATAAACAGATTTggcatttaacaaaaattatatagttagcttttggcttttaatttcaaaagcatttttgcttttttatgttcctccattttaaacattttgaaccaATGACTATTTCTTACCTTGAAATACTTAGTGTATTGTCAAAATTATTCACCTCTGTATCTTTCTGTTCAGATCAAATAAttccaatccttttttcttttcttttcggtcctgcttcttgtttttcatcctaaaagttgattttttttcttataatttgtgaccaagaaaaaccaaaagaaaagatgtatagaattatttgttgaaaaggaaTCAGTGTAACCAAATCAACCAAATTCCCATGTTGTTATTggggtgaaaataatattttattatgggaTCTTGCTTGCAGAGTACATGTACTATTCTTATTTACCCTACAcagtaatttatatacattatgtacGTGGAAATAACATCTATACAAATTATACATAGCTTTCTTAATTAAAAGTCACAGCCTATTGCTTGGAGAATGTATTTCTATAGTAGGCAACAGAAAGTAGTTCATTGAGCAATTAACAAAGGTAAATTATCACTAATTGTAAATGTTTATCAGCCTAGAGAAGCTAAGactgaaagaagacagaaaattgaaaagaaagatccaaaaacaagaagcaaaaaaattagcacaagaaagaatggaagaggacTTAAGAGAAAGTAATCCACCCAAAAACGAAGAACAGAAAGGTATGCAGAAGTCCAAACATGATAAGAATAATATGCATTTGCTTAAACGTACAAATACAGAATTATAAGgctcatattattatttaattgaagtaTAGATTTCAGTTAGTATTTTCATACTATCACTAAAATATAGAATTCAGTTAGCatctttgtcttctattattcTTAGATAGTGAAGGGATTggtgtgaagaatatcattttaGAAGCAGTACACAGCGATTCATATGCTGTCCTGCTGCTAACTCTAGGCAAACTgtgtctgtttcctcttcttcaaaCTGAATTGGAACATAATATCTGACCTGCATATTGTATGTTTGACAGTGCATTGTACAATCTGCTATGTGAATTTAAGTTCCAAAATATTGAACTGTAAATTAACTACTAATTGTCTGGAATAGTTGAAATAAAGAGGCAGTTCATAAAAGGTATCATAGAGATTGCCTTGCCCAGCttgtattttcattctctaaTAACATGAGGATGTCTCATAGGTGTTTTTACTATTCCTGTATACATCTTaaccagtatatttatttttagttttaagttgaAGTAAGTTTTCTCAGTTTTCTACATTGTGCCTggatttccaaaatgaaatagtTACCacttgctgtctttttttttatctaatataCCAGTACTGTTTTACAGATTGATCATAATTATCTTTGCtactgaaatatgtatttttaactttgtgaatgtattttaattttgcatgtttaagaactaaaaatattttggaggtgATGAGATTGGGTTGGGATTGTTGAGGGAAAAAactattttagaggaaataaaattttagatgttattacatgaatggtgtgaaatgaagagaatatagaagtattgttaaatatttatattcctaatttAAAGTTTCTTGAGTTGTCTATGTAAAATAAAGCAATCAATCTTAATTGTATCTTATGATATAATGTTACGTTATTTCTTTCTAAGTTATGCCCTTGCAAATTAGTGTAATTTATCACTTTAACCTTTGTTATTTATTCCTAGAAACTGTAGACAGTAGTCAGAATTGTCAGTTCATTGATGACAGAATTCTGCAGTGCATAAAGCAGTATGCTGACAAGATTAAATCGGGTATACTGAACCCTTCCAAGCTTCTCAAAGAATTGCTTTCTTGGAAAGTTTTGAGCACAGAAGACTATACAATGTGTTTTTCTAGCAGAAATTTCCTCAATGAAGCAGTGGACTATGTCATTCGTCACTTGattcaagaaaagaataaacacaagggtatttcttcatgttttgagTGAGCTTAAAGAAGTGGAACCCAAATTTGCTACCTGGATCCAGAAACTTAATAGCTTTGGTATGTCCCTTTATATTCTAGTCTGGTAAGAAGGATAAATGTaggtctctgatttctttttatcttcctatcttatcgtttatgatattttaaatgtggaaTACACGTGTATGGTGAAAAATACTACCATCCACACATAATTTTTAGGTTATTCTATAGAATGGAacagtatgttttttaaaaagatctaaacaaaataaaaatcagtcagTAGGGAAATCTAGACTTGTATTATACTAAACATTTGTGAGTACTAGACACTACCCTGTGTAACCAACACACCCTGGAACCTAGGAGCTATTGAGTGCCTTCTGGGATTGTGCACCTCAATAGCCTTGTTGAGAAAGATTAAGATTCTGGGAAGAAAAATTAGGACAAGCAGATGGGACTCATTGTTTAGGAGTACCTCAGGCAAATCTATATTGAAGGATGAGAAGAAATGTACCCTGGGGTTCAAGTAGGTGGTTTTGAATCACAAGGGAAGGATGTGGAAGACATCCCCTACCTCCCATTCAGGCTTCTTGCCCAAGGCCATGCAGGACTGCAGAATGAGCCCTCAGGTATGGTAAGGATGCTTTGGGTACCTCCCAAGATGCTATATATTACGGCAACTGGGCTAGCATGATTGTTGATTCAGCTGGCAGCTATTGATAAAGTTCTACGGGAGGCCACAGGAAAGAGAGTAGTGCTCTCAGACCCAAGAATAGCACCTGCCCAGCTTCTACCAGCTACCCCCACCTTTTTGAGCTTTTACAGAAATGCAGTTAGTAGAATTTAAGGGTTTCAAAGAAGATTCTGGTCAATTTCTGTTGGTAGAGAGAAAGTCAGATGGCAGCAAGCTTGGCATATTCCTGCTCTGAGCATAGGTCTTAATAAGTTTCTGGTCTCAGAAAATCACTCTTAAGTGATAAGATTGCCGATAATGTCCAATAGAAAAGTAAATTCATAAGTTCTCACTTAACACTTTAATCTTCCATAGAGGATAGAGTCACAACTGGAGAAGTGGGCCTTATAGGTTAGACTACATTGGAAGAATGCCAGTCAGTGTTTATTCAGGTAAATGCAGTCTTGCAGCTGACTGGCAGGAAAATATGACTATGTCTTGTGATATAACCCATGTATATTCTGAGGAGTAAAGGTATCACTTTAATAAGTTTGTATATATACTAAAGTATAAAATTAGCTCAAGGTTGTTAATTAGTAAAGATGTTATTATAGCCCTGATGTAAACTCACATACATTTAATTAAAGCAAGCAATTTTCAATTCCAGAAGTCACATCGTGAATATTTGACACAAGAGAGGCCAGTTTATATGTTCAGCAAAagatggagggagaaagaaatagCAGAGCACAAGTAGGAGAATATTAGTTTTAGTAGTACTATGGTTGGCCTACACCCCCTTCCTGGAGCACATGCCTGCACATGAGACTGGATAGGGAATGTGAATGTATTTCTTAACTGGAGGTTTCTTTGGATATTTTgttctatgaatattttatgtgGCCACCCATTCTGGTGTTTTATGCTAATTTCTCATGCAGCATGTCCTTTATAAGCTATTTCATCTGAAAGAAATAGCAGTGAGCAATCCAGGGTAATTTTGACTTTAGTAATAGCTGCTCCATTTACTGATTTGAGAACTTCAGGCCCATGCATGGTTGACAGTGCTGTATTTAGAGGTATGATGAGGAATTTGTATAaatttcctctttgctttttggTGGCTGTGTTAGGAAGGAACGAAGATTCACCATCCTTTCAGTGAGAATTTATAAGGTTGCAGCCACCCTATTTTCTGATGTGGAGAACAGGGAGTAAAAACAGgaataatgggctggggttgtggctcaaggggtagagcatttgccttgcatgtttgaggccctggattcaatcctcaccaccatgtaaaaaaataaagttatgtgtacatctacaactaaaaatatttaaaaaaaaaaaaaagaaaacaggaatagtGACCACCTTGATTTTTGTATCATGATGAGGAACCATGATATTTTGGAAGATAAGGAGCAGTTCTTGGAGGTATTGGAGGAAGAATGAAAGGCAGTTAGGCAAAATTTTGCATGTTATTGATGTTTGGTTGCTATGGAATATACATAAAAAGACATTATAAAATCTTACTAGTTTATCAGTTAGAATGAAAAGTTATTATACATTAGTCAAAAACATAGTATTTTTCTTAAGcaatttaatgtcattttgtCATCTCCTAAGAgcaaaaaagatatttgtaatgATAGAAGTCTTTGGCTTACCATActgaaaattattgcattttagtATATTAGTGTTCTGTGTGTTTCTACAAATGCATAATAACTCAAACAAGTCTGTTTTCAAGTATTGGAACattttcactgaaaatataagcaaactaTAATGGAACCACTTTCAAAGATGTGAAACTCCACGTAATTTTACAGTAAAAATTTTTTCCCAGTTgagatttgtattttgttttcattgtaggcTTAGATGCCGTGGGACCTTTTTTTTCTCGATATGGAGCATCTCTTAAGGAGCTTGATTTTAGCATCATGACGTTCCTTTGGAGTGAGAAATATGGCCATAAACTAGCCTCTATAGAAGGAAAGCAACTTGATTACTTCTGTGAACCAGCATCATTAAAAGAAGCACATTGTTTAATATGGCTGTTGGAAGAACACAGAGACAAGTTCCCAGCATTGCATAGTGCTTTAGATGAATTCTTTGATATAATGGGTATGTGGACCAAGCTTggatttatattgtatttaatcttaaagaaaatatctgaaaaaggaGCTGCTCCTATAAATACTTAATGTGAGAATTATTATAGTACAATCAGTTCACTTGGAAAAGATGATTGATGAGAGAGCATGAAAGTGCTGAGGGCTTCGGAGGAAAAACCCAGCACTGGGTTCTCCCTGTTAGAGGAAAACTGTGGAGCAGGGATAGAATCTTGAGATGGCCTATGAAAGCCTGTAAAAGTGGaaatagaattaattggacagGTGGAAGTTGGGCCTTAGAGAGGTGGCTTAGAGGGGAGTTGAGAGGCCTCTTTGGATAACTGCATGGAGTCCAGTTTGACACAGTAGACTAATTAGCAGTTAATTTCCTAGGCTTCTCTTGGATTTTAGTTTCCttatccttaaaaaaatgaaatgatttggaGCCAGTGATCTCTGATCCTGTTTTACTTCAAAATtctaatattcttaatttttaatgtttttatctttcattctgtgTGTGCACCCTAAtagtcttctctccttttttttaatcagtctCCTCTGTATGTTGTTAGAAGTTAGATTCAAATTTCATgccatttgatttaaaaatctgaCCTTGTATTACAGTGTCACACATTATAAAGTTCAAATACAGtataaaaaactgaaaagcttgcttttgttttggttcttAGCAAAATGAACATTTGCATATAGATGGCGTTGTCTTTCCAGGATACTGTTTTCTAATGGGAGGTGACGTGCTACTTGATAGCCTGAATTTAGTGCCATCAGTTATTGCTGTTGGtaataaattttatcttgaaactAAGCCTACAAAACCCAGTGTATGTTGAGTCACACAACAGGACCACTACAAAAGACAGTTTTCTCTTAGTGACCACTCTTCCCAATTCTTATGTTCTATACCTAAAATACTCAGAACATCTGGCTGCCAGTTTCACTGCTGTCATCCATGGAGTCAGAAGCTACCAATCAAATTTATGGTGATCTCAACAGATTTTCAACTCTAGTAGCTGTgtctcccaccctcaccccagacATTTTGAGTATTATgtcttattatttaaaagaaggaTAGTATTAACTTTTCAAAATCCACTGATCTTTTATATCAGGGTATTCAATAATTCCACCAATGACATGAATATTGGGACTCAAGTTTCACTTCTGAAATCTGGATGCATGTTTTCCTAGACAATTTCTGTGTAGTCAGCTAAAGGCCCTTGCAAAGCAACATGACTAAACCCACTTACCACATCTCAAAGACTTGTTTTTCCTAAACTTTTGTTAGTGACTGCAAGGAAAGCTAAGAACAGGGAGATGGGAGAGTGAGAAATGAAAGGCGGCGAcaaggcagagatacacacagaaAAGTGTTTGGTGGAGCCgaaaaataaaggccatctctccatagacagaGATAAGCAACACAGGTTTGGGGTTCAAGACTTTTCTGAGGTCAACAGTAGGGATCATAGCTGTGAAAGCTGTGGCTGAGGGTGCCCCCAACCACCCAGTAACCCTGGGAGTGCTAGATGATCAACAGTCACTTTCCAGGACCTGTAGGTCATTTAGGTTGACTGGAGACATGGGTCTTTCCTGAAATGTCTGATGGTGTGCAGAGAGGGCGTTTGGCAGAATAGAGGGCCTGGTCCCATGATGGAATCCAGTTCGGGGCTCAAGGATGCTCAGTGACCCTCAAAGAGGGGATCAGGCACTCTGTGGAACCTGATCCCAGgtttcggcaccaatgaaaggaaagtgaggaaccgGCAAACGGGAGagcaataaatgaaatatggagaCCAGACAGAGATACATATGTGAGTTTGTTTGTCAGAGCTGATAaacaaaggccatctctccatagaagGAGAGAGGCAACACGGGCTTAGATTTCAAGACTTACCTGGGagaggctcagggattagagccaggtGGGTCCTAATGTGGACTGTTATGGGTGGGGTTGGTacgcccttgggtgggaaagaacGTGGGGTGgtgaagggttgggttggtatgaggaagCCGGAAAATGGTGACTGTCCCTTAGGATGGCCGTCCAGATGTCTGGGGAAGTGACCATTGATTGTCTACtataagcaaggaccttatagtgACCATTGTCGTAAATctaatttttaagcaaaaaaaaaaaaaaaccttaaaattacCCTTTATTCTTTTCCCTATTACTAGTTCTGTTCCCTATTACTAGTATTAACTAGTTTGTCACCAGGTCCAAATAAGCTTTATCTTTAATTTGTCCTTTCCTATGCATCTCATTTTCCTAAGCCAAGAGAAGACCTTAATTCTCTTTCCATGATTAGACCATTATAGAAGTCTCCAAACTGGCTTTCATGCCTGTAATTTTCCTCTTACTCCTACTGGAGACTCCTGTAGAATATCTGTTACTGAAAGCTTTCTGCAAAGGAAATATTAGTTCTGCCTGCAGATTACATTCACCATCTCTCTGCACTTTCTCTAGCTGCCCTCTGAGCTTACACCTACTGATGCTATATCCAGACCTGTCTTGTGCTTTCATGCCTCTTGCCATTGCTTATGCAGCTCTAGCCACAGCTTTCCCTTTGCCTGTTTATTCCAAGTCTaacttaaatttcttctcttccccaaaGCCCTAACTCCCCTTGGGCCTCTTGACTGAAGACTATTATTTCATCAGGTTTTTTGACATCTTATTTGTCATACCTGTAACATTATGTTTAGTTAGTCATTTTGCccttggatttgttttgtttgcagtgccagggattgaaccccaaacCCTGCATATGTTAGGCAGTtcctcaatcactgagctacacctacaaccccttttttaaaaattttgagatagggtctcactaagttgccctagcctttaacttgtgattctcctgcctcagcctccctaataaCTAGGATTATAAGAGTGAGCCACCTGCCCCACTACATTACTACCCTTGGTTTTTAAACTAAACGTTTATCAGAGCCAAATAAGGAATAGAATATAGTCTGTGATAGTGGTCTTGAGGTAGTTTTAAGACTTAAGTATATTATATGGTAATGTAAATATTTAGTTTCCTCATAGAACCTTCTGTTTCTTCTACAGATAACCGCTGTACTGTATTAAGGAAACAAGATAGTGGTGAAGCTCCGGTAAGCTACTTGACCACTTTAAATCATATGTTCTAATTTGCATTAGccaaaggagaagaggaacaacGAGGCCAGTATTTGCTTACATCACAGGTAGCATTTCAGAACCAAATTGAGAGGATTTCTGAATATGTCTGCCATTTCATTAGAAAGTTATTTCCACTCATCCTCTTAGGAATGGGGGGTTCCTCAGCAAACTCTGAGGCTTAAGTTAAATACTTTCCATAAAGTTTTACaactaataaatgttaatattagaaggagaaaaggaaaagttctttagttgagaaaaaaattgtggtatttttgtgctgaaggaaaataaagggacTTTGTTTCACTTAGCTCCAACATGAGTTTAACTTAAGAGTAATTCAAGAGTTGTTTTCCTTGACAACTTGTggttgtcttttattctttctggcAGGCCAGAAATTCTTCATTTGAGGAACAtgattaaataatgaaaaggatagcACTGTGGCAGTTTTCAAAGAGAAAGATACTTGTTTATCAGTTTTCAGGATCAAATATATGGAATTCTGTCTTACTCTGCTCTATCAGATTTTGCCCTGCTAAGTATGGAAGTACAGCTAACATACACATATAGAGAAATTAATACTGCTCCTTTCACTCTTTGTGCCCCATTATCTGGCTGGGTGTGGAACATCTGTTTGCTTAGTAAAAGGGATATCATTAAATGCTATTATAGCACATAATCAGAATTACTTAAAAGTTTAGttaattatttagaataacaTAAGCCctgttgaaaatgaaattaaaatgttaggacaatttaattttaatcataacaTTTGGCATTATtaagccttttcttcttttttattataagccATAGCACTTGGGCTGATAtacaacattttatatacatataactgATGATTAGTCTGTGAAACTTAATGTGGTTTGTTTATGTTGACATACATAATGCTGTTATTTGAgtgttcattgttttgttttgttcccccCCACACATTTTTCAGTTCAGTTCTACCAAGgttaaaaacaaaggcaagaaaaagaagccaaaagacACAAAGGTATGGAATATTTTCTGAATCAATTCCTGCCCAGACTCTCAAAAATGGATATATAAGTTAGAAataagcaattcttttttttaagagagagtgagagaggagagagagagagagagagagaatttttaatatttttttttttttttagttctcggtggacacaacatctttgttggtatgtgatgctgaggatcgaacccgggcgacacgcatgccaggtgagcgcactaccgcttgagccacatccccagcccagaaataagcaattcttgcagtattttgaaacattttgtagAGAAAGACTTTCTAGGGTTTAGTCTATTTTGGCAGTCTTCTATATTTTGAGGAAATTTAAGGTTCATGTTGCACATAAATAACTCTTGAAAGAAACTCTTAAtctttatagttatttatattttatagatatttctgagtaaaaatataatgtagtACTCTATTATGGATAGCCATAGGGTAGAGTTCCTGTCTTGGTTCTACCAATTAttttctgtgaccttgagcaagttatttgACTTTCCTGTGCCTGTTATAATAACCTTTGCTTATTAGGTAGtaaatctttaataattatttattattatttctgtgctGAATTTTAGGGAGAGATAAGAATATATAAGATATTGTTTTCTATATCTCATATAAGAGCAGATAAGATATTGGTTTCTAGTATTCAAAAGCTCTTGttggacttatttatttaaatatttattatctaaaatattcaaataagaatGATGAATTCTAGTCATCATATCAGTCTTAGAATTGATGGGAACTTTTCCTTTTCACCTATGGCTCTATTCTCATTATTTCAGCATCATAGTGCATTCCTCTTGGTTTCAGCATGTCTTGGGGGCAAAAGAGGAACAGGGGTAGAGAGAATGAGCAAGTGTTCAAGGAGGATGCAGGCAGCTTGGAATTCCAGTATAAGATTCCTTGTACCTTTGACCATGTGTCTTTAACTAATATGGAAATTTAAGTGACATTTAAAGTTTTTTGGAGGACTGGAAACTATCCCAaatgttaatttgaatttatttctggccTTTGAAACTTATATTACTATGTGTTcctatttataagaaaatttggataggtttttcatattgttttaaatattatttaaatattgttttaaatattaaaaataggttttaaatattatacaaatgtttataaattttaatgataatgtttttctttcatagacttttaaattagatgtcattgtcattttttttttcttttaaaccagcCAATGTTAGTTGTTTCTGGAACAACTACAGTAACACCAAATAATGAGACTATCAGTTCAGGTGAAGATTATAAGTAAGTATGATTGTTAGAATTATTGCCTCATTATAACTCACATGCTTTTCACTTGATAAGGCATGTTAATTTAATGTACTCTaaacttgtgttttatttccctttcatttttaaagatttacttaTTGACAACCTGATATAATATATCTCAATTGAATTAATAGCATGGCTTGTCATTAAGAATTCTTATGAGTTAAAGTCTCAGGAATGGTGATTTATTCAGTAAGCATATATTGAGGACGCACTGTGTT
The DNA window shown above is from Urocitellus parryii isolate mUroPar1 unplaced genomic scaffold, mUroPar1.hap1 Scaffold_205, whole genome shotgun sequence and carries:
- the LOC144251769 gene encoding LOW QUALITY PROTEIN: E3 ubiquitin-protein ligase TTC3-like (The sequence of the model RefSeq protein was modified relative to this genomic sequence to represent the inferred CDS: inserted 2 bases in 1 codon; substituted 1 base at 1 genomic stop codon) → MRRRSSGTRARRRAAPPRSEGEGAARGVQPPHRGAHERGRLAPTGLCAMDNFTDGDFTVADYALLQDSPFEDDCVFAPEYKTDDYVRVTQLYCDGVGMKYKDYAQSEKHLEFDICNIRCSKPLSVLQDYCDAIKIYIFWPLLFQHQYSSVISRLHPCVETISRASEMSLKKLQYLELMXDIVDLAKKVANDSFLIEGLLRIGYKIENKILAMEEALNWVKYTGDTTILPKLGLIDNCWSMLSIFFTECKYKFFKLLTQFLKDFLQGICLTPDCEGIISKIIIFSSGGQVKCEFEHKVIKEKVPPRPILKQKCSSLEKLRLKEDRKLKRKIQKQEAKKLAQERMEEDLRESNPPKNEEQKETVDSSQNCQFIDDRILQCIKQYADKIKSGILNPSKLLKELLSWKVLSTEDYTMCFSSRNFLNEAVDYVIRHLIQEKNKXTRVFLHVLSELKEVEPKFATWIQKLNSFGLDAVGPFFSRYGASLKELDFSIMTFLWSEKYGHKLASIEGKQLDYFCEPASLKEAHCLIWLLEEHRDKFPALHSALDEFFDIMDNRCTVLRKQDSGEAPFSSTKVKNKGKKKKPKDTKFSVDTTSLLVCDAEDRTRATRMPANVSCFWNNYSNTK